The Anopheles maculipalpis chromosome 3RL, idAnoMacuDA_375_x, whole genome shotgun sequence genomic sequence CCAATCTTATACCAATTGAATCCCATTCGTCCTTCTTTATTGGTTTAATAATAAACggattatgagatttttcagttgaataaaatgaataaaattaaggTTAATAATAGAAGAAAGATCCTGGACAGTATGATAGATGTCGAGAGACTTCTAATCATGTTTATGGATGAAATGAGAACTTGCTTTGTTCTGAAGAAATTTGCTTGGAAAAATAGCATTGAATATGACACACTGTTTCTGATCAAATTATTGATAAAGATTGATTATTTAAATGATTGTCAAAAATCCCACAACTTTCTGTTTTCCAAGCCACTAATTTGAATTGaagcataataataatcaacatAAATTTATTAGTCTTatgcataacaaaaaaaaaaaaaaaacgatcgtttAATAAAAAGACCAAAGGTTCATGTCAAAACTGTAATAAGCTTTCCCTCGAAATAACTACATTTGTTCGAACGGCTGATATTCGATGGACAATTTAGTTGTATTCAAACCTACTGACAATAATCtactttttaaaatattttcctataAGATAATTCGTTTCTTATCATGcttttggttcatttttggGAAGATCTGTAAGCATTGATTGTTTATTAACTATGTTTTGTATTACTAGTCTTCTAGTGAAAACGAAGACCAAACCTTCTATTATCTTACTAAACACTTCTAATTTAGTTCAGTTCGTTGCACGAGACTGAACACCACTTCAACGATATCAGGACTTACAAGCTTGTTTATGAAGAATCGAGAAAgtattttttatcgtttattaCTTTTTGGAGAGGTGAATTGTCTCAGAGACtgaaagcctctataaataaacaaacaataatttatttacttttttccatctttttgataaattatgtgtgctttcgagaaaaaaaaaaatcaggctTCTTTGAACTCTGTACATTTGTCGATCCATTTTTTCACTCTTCCAGAATTGCAGAAGTCCTGCTCTGCTAAGCCATGCTGCCATCGATCGGAAAAGATGCAAATCAGAAGGCGTCTTATCTGAGCTGTTACGGTGGGTAGGGTAGGAAATTCCATTTcagtgtttttaaatattttttaagcgGTGCTATCACATGTGGTCGAGTTTTCTAGAATATTTGGCCTGGGTGTCGATGATCCCTTGGCTTCAGTTCGTACGGCATCCAATGTCCTATCTTGCGGATCATCCCcataatttttaaacgttGGCAAATGGCTGGCTGAGTTACCTCGAAGGCCTTTTCAACGAGCGTTGCTTTGAAGTGCTCTATCTCCATATTTCAgggaatcttcttcttcttggtttaacgaccttctaggtcatggccatcgaatggccaTTACTAGACTTACTTAGGTTTGTTGGGGCCCATATTATATTCAAAACGAAAGTACTTAATGGGGGCGATGCCTTATTTTCTTTTGAGGAGGCTCCTAACACGTATGAGACCCTTATCGCCGTTTTCGGAGATACGAGTCCCTTACTACGAAGCTACTACTGCAAAGTTACTAAGCAGGgcctttttttattagacTCCTTGTACCAATCAGCTTCCGGTGCCCTAGGCGACCGCCTACTCTATGAACCATTAGATCCGCTACTGCTttctacgagggaacggtccggatgagatttgagtCCCGCTCCTGCCGTGAGAAGAATGGCGTCTCTGTCGCCTCTACCGAACCATCCCAAACATATTAAAGTTTAAGTCTCAAAAACAAAAGGCTTGTACAAGTTTAAGCCATGGAAGTCTTTGATGACTTTGTTCCTAAATTGTTCCTAAAAGTTACCTCGCAAACTATACATTGCAGTGCATGAATTAAGATCtataatttaaatacaaatttattGCTTCAAAATACAGAAAACAATGTAAAACATGAAGTCTCCCAATAAAACAGAAAGGTATCAAACAAAGCACTTTTCTGTTACAAACCCCCATCCTTGGAACATGCTCACCTCTCGGCAGGCACGGTAAGCGTTCGCTAACGAAACTATTCCCACCTTTCAGCACGTACACACGTTCTAATAATGCGCTGACATCGGTCGGTTTGTCATTCGACCGTCAATTCTCTTTCGACACAAAGCCAACGGTGACATCTTCATCTTTCCCGGGTGCGCATAAGACGCGTACCTCGGCCCACGCGGTACGTTACGCCGCAACACATCTGTCCGCAAACGGGATGCATCCCATCCGCGCCCAAGCATGGCAGTAGCACGTTTGTAGCTGGCTGGCACACCAACACCGAGCACATCGTCCCAACCGTTCAACCGTTTTGCCTGTTTGTGAGGCCAATTTAATGCTTCCAATCCACCCTTTTGCCTAGAAACCGTTCGAGGTCCGGCACCATCTTGCCCTGGGGGCCGTTCGTTCGTCGCGCCCATCGTCTCGGCAGCGTTCCCCCAAAAGCAAACCAACTGCAGTCACATTTTAATGGTGCTTCGTTGCGTACTTTCAATGTGCAATGTTTTGTCTTTAACGGCCTCACATTAAAATCCTGCAGCTCCACAGACACACGTGGTTCTCCGCCCAGCGCAtggttgcaatttttgtttggtggattTGTCTTTACGACCTGCGTTTGGTCGCCACAAACTGCCCTTCGCCTTGTTGCCACTCGCTCTCTCACGGAGGGCCTGGGCCTGCAAAGGAGGCACACGGGATGATCATTTCGGCGAGGATCAGTTTTGGTCGGGTAACAGGAATTGAAATATGAACATGGAACGCTGTTCGCTTTCCAGTCTTTATGCCGAGCTGTTGACGACCGAAGAAATATTAGCTACTGTGTCCGTTAAAGAAAGGAATCGCTATTGAACGGGTGTGGACAGGAAAGGACGCCAGTTACGAGCCGTGCAGCAACATACGATCGGGTGGAGCGGGTGGACAGTCGGGTTAACTCGTTTCTGCTACGGGCGTATTCGAATGGATTTTGGCGTAAAATTCGAAAAGGGCAATGTTTAAGTGAAGTTGTTATGGCGCAGAATTGCTTGTAAACTGTCCGGCTGGGATGCTTgggtaccgaaaaaaaaagaaagcagccAACACAATGACATGGTTCAAGTAAATGCTACGGAAGTAGCTCGCATAAACGGAGAACTCCTGAACAGGTAGCTTAAGAGCAGCTTGTTCTATTCCTGGCCTGGGTGTTTGGTCATTATTGATGAGGCATAATAGTAAAATTTATAATGAGAATGTTTCTTCCTCTGAGAAAATCGCAATATTCGAGCGTCGACCAGATCTTTAAATATATTCTGCTTCATTCGTCAAATGCTTAAAACATTACTTAAATGCTTAGATACACTCTTGCATATTTTTGAACCCTTTGTGCTTCTAACTTCTGCATCCATTAGACAACAAACTAAAATTGATTCACATTGcaaattatcattttaaacaaacaaacgattgtAGCAGCAGTTGGCCTTCACCGAAGtctactttttcttttccaactcTAAGatcgaatttaaaaattttaggcACAATAcaagctacctcctcgaacgcatgctctcctgttactaccaggtCGTTCCAGCGCCAAAAATCGGCCGGAAAAACTGGcaaattttgcaccaaatttcgatttcgaataacaggagagcataccaggcgaggaggtagcaaatcgACGTTTAAAAAggtaatataaaataaattcttttcggcatgacaaacatttttccgttgcgtttccgttttttcaattttatgtcATTCATtctcattttaatttctttctgatttatcttttaaaaacGACCTCAGCAATGTGTTTTATAATACTAAAGGATactaagggggattttccaaaaactcccggaaaattctgccagcagcaatCCGtaggcaaataaaaaataactcggtcattcctgatCCGATCGGGACGTTTCGCataccgttgaatgcgtctttcGACCGCGCCGATCCCTCCACTGCTGGAAGAATTTACGAGAGTTTCTGGGACCAAATTAGCCCTTGGAAAATTGGCAATCACTCGTTCATTTCTGGTCTGTTTGGGGCGTTTTACATAACGTTCGCATCTTTCTGTGGAACACCCCACCTCAGTTCCTCCACTCACCGtctagttattgcggaaagtcttttttttttttgtccgatCAAGGTTTGCCGCATttcgttggatgtgtcttcgAGCCGTGCATCGTTTTGTGATACAACTTAAACCGTTTCCTCCGCCTCAATCTCTCTGCAGTTTTTGTCTTGTTCAACGATCATTAAAATAGTAAGTGTAAAGAAAGTTAGTTATAAatactaataaataaataaaaactacatGGCTTCACATGGGTAGCAAAAATCGGACACTTACCTAACTTAGATTCAACGTGATAGAGGGATTTCCTCAATTTCCACTCTGCTTAGGGTCCCAGAAAGGCAAAATCCGTTACTAAAACGAGGGGGGCGTCTGGCGACTGCCAACCCAACTTAACCTATGGGCGATTCCGGCACTGCAACTGATTAACTCTGATGGAGCGTAGTACTTAAATATTACCGATACTTATACCCTTATAATTACATCTCCTATTAGCTttattttgcatgttttgatttaaaatgATTCTGAAAACACATCCCACTAATTACTtaggaaacaagaaaaacaacactccCAAAGACTTTGCATGTGCTTCCCTCGcttttaaggatatttttgcCCACATCAACTACACCACTGTTTTCGTACGTCTAATTGCCTTGATGCTCTTATCTCAGATGCTACTGATTAATCTGATTAAATCCAGTCGCTTTACACTGCACGATCCTGCTGCCACCGAAGTAGTAATGATCACACACAATAACCGATTTGCGATGGACCGTCATTTACGATGTGCCAATTTGCATTGACCACCGGTATTGAGCGCTAGGGCTGATGTTTCCACGCCCCAATACTTTGGTGCCTTGTCCCAATTACTCAAACCTTCTGCAACCAGGGCGGTGCGCAAGATTGGCTCCAGCCTTCATTAGCATGGAGCTGCTGCAGTCGGAAACGATGTTTTAAgcttaaggaagaaaaaaagaaacaaaaacgctGCAAATTATTAAAGGGCTTGGGGTGCGGCTTCATGAGTCCTTAACGATCGGTTTttggggagagaaaaaataaaattgggaGAATCAATATATTGACGCAGAAGTAACACGGCACGGGGTAATGCAGACAATTAAAACGATTTGATCGTAATGCTTTACTGCGTTTAAAAGTTGTTCTTCATctgaaaacaaacattttcaggATCTTGTCATACTGATTTGACaggttaaataaaaaaaagacgaaattgacacattttttaaaccttctgcttggcttaagGATCTTCGCAGGTCACCCTTTGAactctggtcctgccgtgtgaagatcggcggtCGTCAATACCCCCGGGCCGCTCCTTATAATCAGCTcctaataaattattaatccTATTCCCACCGAAAATCAGACATTTCCGTAAGAGATTGTAGCTGAAAAATcgatataaaaattattatactTCTGCCTTTGGTCCAAATTGTTGAAACGCGATCACAACGAATTTATagctaaaaataatattaattataGCATACTGTTACTTTCTTTgccataaataaaaattgctaAAATGTGACCAAATGTGCATGAATGAGAGCCACTGTGCACGATCAGAAAATTATGGCCAAGGGAACGACCGGTGTGATATTATCAGGATCTatccaattaaaaaaaaacaaacgtatTTCTGCTTAAACtagttttattaaaattatgatcatattttaaattagctttaattattttatacgCATAACATAAGAAACTATCTGGTCCACAGCATTTGTTCTGAAATTTGTGCAGCATGACATGCattttgcatacctttaggagCGTACCACGTAATTTAGAATCGTTCGTTTATCCATGCGCTCAAGAATTCCGCAAATCACACctatttataaatattaaaggtttaaaagaaaatcaaatcatgCAGAACGCATTGTTGCGATCGTATCATTCCGTGTGCAGCAGCGAAAACAAGGAACATTCATTTATAAATTAAGACGTGATAAGCAAACTAACCGCTGATTGCTAACTTCTTCAGCAGGTGTTAAATTTCCATCAACCCTGAGCGTACCGCTCGAAATACAAAGTCCATCGAGTCAAATTTTGCCCCGTTTGGCATGTCATCAATTTTCTCGAGCTGAAATGCAGACAAACATCCGTACGATCATCTACCCCAGACCGTGCATTTCCATGTTGACTTACTAGACATTGTTCTAAAAGCGAACGCCAACAAAACGTGCACGGCAGTTTGAACTGGACCGCCAAAAAGTGATCACCGCATCGGGAGCGTTCAATCAGGCTCGGTCCAACCGACAGACAGAGAGAGCGTTGAACAGTGTAAATTGTAACCCGGAGCAGTAGTGGAGCGACTAACAGGGCCCGACAATTCAAACCACTCATGTTGTTACAAACTGTTATCACATTCGCCTAAACCGCCACcagctctcgctctctccctctctgtctctctcactGATACGCAGCTACTGCGCCACATTCCCTCCCTGCATGCCACTAGACAAAGCTGGTCCAAGCCTTCTTTCGTGGACAAACCGCAGCGAACGACGAACCACGGCCACCCGATACGGCGGGTgtggaatataaaaattatatcAGAACCCAGCGCACCCGTTATTGTCGTGCCACCGTCAGCTCAGTGAGGTTCGCGCGCGCCCGACTCAGAGCGCCATGCGTGTGAAACAAGTGCAAGTGAACAATTTCCACATATCCGCAGTATAATAGCCGAAATTCGGTTCCGGTGAACCTCGGGAAATTAGCACGTGTGATAGATCCCACGCGATACGCTATTTTATGCAGTGATCATGTGCAATCGGCGATCGTGAAGGTCGTCCCGGAAAACAAAAGTATCGTCAGTATCTTCAGCAAGCATCGGCAGAGCCATTTCGAAAAATTCCCAACCACAATGTCGGCTACATACATCGAAGTGAGCATACACTCGGAACCGGAAGATGATGATCACGATATGACAGATCTCGAGTTgcagcagagcagcagcagcagccgacaGCACTTGCTCCAGAGCATCACCAACGTAAGCGAAACCGGGCCATCCCACCTGTTCACTATCTAATCGAGTTCCTTCGCCCTATCGAATCGCGCTTAAATTGTCCATATCCCGATCATCGTAACGTGACATCGTACAGCGTTGTGTAAAAGCATTGACCAGTCTGCGTCCCAATCCCATGTGCCATGCGGTGGACGATTGGCGAGTGATAAGCACCTGATAGTCGCGCAGGGTAtcttaaaaaaacaatgaattgCCCCCAATCACAGAACGTATTTTAGCGTATTTGTTTATGTATCTTACGACCCTCGCAGGTTCGGACGTGGGCCGCGTGGAAGGGAAGCATACGAAACGaaccgcaacaacaaaataatgaaCCATCATTCCGATTGTCACTATTATGTACCGACATTTTGGAGCCCTTTTCTCGTAGGCGGAGAAGGAggaggaagggggggggggtgattgTGGGGAGACCAGTGGGAAAGCGTGTAGGAATTTACAAAATAGCGATTGGTGGGGTGAGAGAGTGTGTGGAATTAGGCTCACCGTCAGCGTGTTCAGCACCCTCTTTGTTTAGGTTCTATTTTGAAGTGTTATGCCCTGTGCGTTCCATTGAAATGGTTCTGCTCGTGTTGCAGGTGGTTTGGGCGATGATTATTAGACATCGGTTGAGTTGGTTAACAGTGGAATGAGGATTAAACTGAACGGCACGACAAGTGACTATAAGACTCTGTGCCTTATGAGTACAACAGAGAGTGACTGAGACCTAACCACATAACCGCTTGTCTTGTGATGTCTTGCCTATTCTAAGATAAGAGATGAGGTCGATCCCATATACGAGACATTAGTTTTGCTGATGTGTTTTTATACGCACTTGATCCATCCAGTACAGTAAGACCCTACACTTCAATTGTTGCTTCTCGACGATTTTAAAGTTCCCAATCAACAAGCAGCTTATGACCAGCCTCTGACGCCCTTGTTTGTGGCGTCCCCTCCACAAAAAACGTCACTTTGCAGCAAGCGACCTCACACACAGTGTGGGGTTGGCGCAGAaaaagtgccaaaattatcACCAACTTCAAATAGTGAGCTGTAAAGGGAAAATCATCCGTTGGCAACAAAACAGTTCGCACAAATCTTTCTCCGGTAGCTTTATTAAGGCAGGGGCAATGTGGAGTCGCATTTCGAAATGTACGGCTGATAGCAAGATATGTCCGTGGAGATTAATTTACACGTTTGAAGATCGAGCTACGATCTACGATAGCTACGATCAAATGACGATCTTAGGCATGTTGTTTGGTGGGACCATTTTCAACAGGGAAATCAATAAACAAGACCACGGTCAACAATTAATCTTGACCATCACCTACAAATTACGGTTGCTCTGTAGCGTGCACTAGCAGAGCGCGCTAACCGCCCTTAGCCGGAAGATGAACAAACTTGCCGTGTGCGTCAATTTGGAAGTGTCAATAATTCACCCCCAAAGTCACGCGTCCAGTACGCGGTATATCTCGGCGTTTAATCCCAGTGCTAATTGACCACCGCCGAGAACTGCCGAGTGATGTTCAAGTACCGATACTCATCGAACCAACGAGATCTAATCCGTGTTATTCCGTTGAGGGAAATTAGCGCATCCCTCAACGGATAGATCGCGCACGTTTGTGACCGTAGTACAGGGGATTCCACACCCCTACACAGTCGAATGCGTCATTAGGGCAGCGAATGGATCAAAATGTGACTAACAAAATGATTCTATTCTCTCCCATATTTGCCTTTACACAGCTTTCCAATCCTGCCTGTCTGTTCGCACCTGCAACGAAATCGTCCACCGAATCTTATGGCAAGGCGGAGAAGCGAAAGCTTATGTGGGCCACACTGTTTACGGTGGCGTTCATGGTAAGAGAGCGAGATGTTAGTATACTTACAAAACATGAGATATTAATTTCTGTTTCTTCCATGTAGACGGCCGAATTTGTTGGCGGCTATCTGTCAGGCAGTCTGGCGATTATGACGGATGCCGCTCATCTGCTTTCGGATTGCATTAGCTTTGTGATAGCGATCATCTCGATCTGGATCTCGAACCGACCGGCAGACGCACGGATGTCCTTCGGGTATCGACGAGTGGAGGTTCTCGGTGCCCTGCTGTCGATCTTTGGTATCTGGGCACTAACTGCTGTACTGGTGGTGATGTCCGCTAATCGATTGATCGAAGGTGACTACGAGATTGATGCAGACACGATGATCATTGTGGCGATACTGGGCGTCGTAATGAATATTGCGTAAGTTGGCACACGTTTTGTTAACATTCTGGAAGATCTGGGAAATTTAATCTCTCCTTTCTTCTATCCGTTTACAGCACGGCGTTTATTCTACACGGATCCTGCAGCGTCGTTGCACATGGACACAGCCATGGCGGGCATGGCCATAGCCACGGTCACGGTCACTCACATGCCCATTCACACGGTCACAGCCATACTTCCCGGCCGCGTTCGAAAACTCCTCAACTGCTAGCACCACGGCTCTCACTATCCCGGTCCTGTTCACCCATTCCGAGACGGATGCTTCGTGCCCAGTCCTGTGATGAGAAAAAGTGTGATAAACTTGAGCAACTGATCATTCCCAACTTCCCACCCAGCCCGCAGACGGCTAGTCCACTTTCTTCGCGCCAAAACAGTCGCCACAACTCGTTTGCCCTGACGGGTGATCATACCCAGCGACCGAACCTGGACACGATACTCAACAATGCACGATTGAAGCTGCACAAGGAAAGCTTGCGCCATCGGATGAGCATCGATGCGGGACTAAACTCACCGGATTTGATAAGCTCGAGTAAGCTGGCTTACTCGCGCATAAGCACCGATCCGGAATCGTCCACCCGGGGTCATAGCGAGGACGAAGGACACAGTGAACGGGGGGAACATTCTTCGTCGGAGCAT encodes the following:
- the LOC126560438 gene encoding uncharacterized protein LOC126560438, with amino-acid sequence MSATYIEVSIHSEPEDDDHDMTDLELQQSSSSSRQHLLQSITNLSNPACLFAPATKSSTESYGKAEKRKLMWATLFTVAFMTAEFVGGYLSGSLAIMTDAAHLLSDCISFVIAIISIWISNRPADARMSFGYRRVEVLGALLSIFGIWALTAVLVVMSANRLIEGDYEIDADTMIIVAILGVVMNIATAFILHGSCSVVAHGHSHGGHGHSHGHGHSHAHSHGHSHTSRPRSKTPQLLAPRLSLSRSCSPIPRRMLRAQSCDEKKCDKLEQLIIPNFPPSPQTASPLSSRQNSRHNSFALTGDHTQRPNLDTILNNARLKLHKESLRHRMSIDAGLNSPDLISSSKLAYSRISTDPESSTRGHSEDEGHSERGEHSSSEHYSHHHHHHHHHQECSETVEQDDSSNLNVRAAIIHVIGDFIQSIGVLVAAIIIKFAPHLKVFDPICTFVFSLIVLVTTVRIFRDSMRILVDAVPVDISLERLSSELSYIEGVKTVHDLHVWSVSTGWNVMTVHLMIDPLANASEILATADRIASHDFHIKHCTVQIEKMHF